A stretch of DNA from Candidatus Poribacteria bacterium:
GCCAACACTTGATCTCTCCCCTGATTATTGGTCCGCATTGTGTAAGTAAAGCCCATGATGATAAAGATTTCGATGATTTTGTGGAATTGGGCGGCAATTGCTTCTATATACATGGCGAAGGAGGCGAGACACAGACTCGCAAGAATGTCGCCTCTTGGATAAAACGTCTTGGCATCAGAGACGACCTCGTCCTCTTTTTTCAAATCTGCCACGGACACGATGAGGTCACATCGATGCTGGCAGAAAGTCGGTTCTCCCCCAAATCGGTCTCCGACGATATCGAAGAGAATCTTAACCTTCTGGAAATCGACTATCTCGATCTTGTCGTGCTAGGCGGAGATAACGAGAATATTCCAGCAACCGAAATCATTGACGTACTGGAGGGAGAGAAGGCGCGAGGTAGGATTTTTGCCTACGGTCCATTCAATTGGTCGCCTGCGAGGATTCAAGAAGCTCAGGACCACGCAGAAAGTAACGGACTCGTTGGGTTCTCTTTCGTTAATACGACGGAGCTATCGCTCGCAACTCCTACGTCGGCAGTATGGGAGGGTTACACCCCCTTCGACGCCTCAATGAAGGGGCTGGTGACACAGAAACAGCTGCCAGTCCTAGCGTGGACTTCTGATTTCAACCAATCGTTCTTCATTCCAAGAGAGATTAACCGAGATTCTGTGCCGGAAGACCGCCGATTGAACCGCTGGTATACCGATGAAAATTTTGCGATTCGGGAAAGAGCAACCGCGCTCGGAGCAAAGTACAACCTGAATGTGCGCCAGATAAATGTGGCTTACCTCCTGAACCAGGATTTTCCAACAGCGGTTATGTTTTATCAAGACCATGATCCAGATGCACAGGAGTACTTCGCGGCTATCAACAGTGCTATTAGAAGACAGGAACTTCAGGAA
This window harbors:
- a CDS encoding aldo/keto reductase — its product is MKPISIQDCQHLISPLIIGPHCVSKAHDDKDFDDFVELGGNCFYIHGEGGETQTRKNVASWIKRLGIRDDLVLFFQICHGHDEVTSMLAESRFSPKSVSDDIEENLNLLEIDYLDLVVLGGDNENIPATEIIDVLEGEKARGRIFAYGPFNWSPARIQEAQDHAESNGLVGFSFVNTTELSLATPTSAVWEGYTPFDASMKGLVTQKQLPVLAWTSDFNQSFFIPREINRDSVPEDRRLNRWYTDENFAIRERATALGAKYNLNVRQINVAYLLNQDFPTAVMFYQDHDPDAQEYFAAINSAIRRQELQELWPKT